The DNA region GTCGtgaccatgttttttttcttattaccTTGTGTATTACCTGCTTCCTCTTGTCTCTGTTATGTATTTCTGCTCCTTGGTTTCAGATGTGGACGATGGGGACACAGTCACAGATTTTATGGCTCAGGAGAGGGAGCGTGGCATCACCATACAGTCCGCAGCCGTCACATTTGACTGGAAAAGTTATAGAATAAACCTCATCGACACCCCAGGTAGAAATAGCATCCTTGTGAGGATAAAACATTTCAATGGAAATGAGAAGGTGCAGCCACTCAAATGTGACTGCACGCGTGTGTGATTACAGGACATGTTGACTTCACTCTCGAGGTAGAGCGGGCGCTTCGTGTCCTTGATGGGGCTGTTGCGGTGTTTGATGCTTCCGCCGGTGTTGAGGTAAGCCCACTGCTCTCAAACTGCctatttcttcatttaaacatttgtaGTGCTGTATGATACGATTACGTATGATCATTTCCTTTTAAACACCAACAGGCTCAGACTATGACCGTGTGGAGACAAGCAGAGAAGCACCATGTtccctgtgtttgtttcctAAATAAGATGGATAAGCCTGCAGCAAGGTGAGTGACTAGACAATCTGACCATATGAGTtttctttatcttgttttttaaattataactGTAAACtgcctttcatttttttctcccagtCTAAGTTTTTCCATCGAGAGCATACGACGGAAGCTGAAAGCCAATCCAGTCCTCCTGCAGGTAGGCCATCAAGCAGGATTATTAAAAAAGCCAGATAAGTCCAAATGTATTTACATGACTGTACAATTTGCAATGATTCAATCCAAAACAAACTatataaagatgaataaagtgTCAAAAGAAAGACAATGTAAAAACCTAATGTCACCATGTGATTTAGTTGTTATCCTCTTTCACAGATTCCTGTCGGCAGTGGCAAAAACTTCTCAGGCGTGGTTGACTTGTTAACCAAGCAGAAGCTGATATGGAAGCTACGATCTACGGGAGACGATGGACGAATGTTTGAAAACAAACCTCTTGACCAGTCGGATGagccagagctgctgcaggaggtcAGCGAGGCCAGGACAGCTTTAATCGAGCAGGTACGCATCGTGTCATTCACAGCAATGCTGAcagttttaaatattcaaaagtttatttttctccagTTTATATTTATGTTCTCGATCCCAGGTTGCTGATCTGGATGATGAGtttgctgagctgctgctgactgattTCAGTGACAATTTTGACACTGTTCCCTCTGTTAAAGTAAGTATTGCATTGCATGATACTACAATATAAGCCTACAAGTAGCACTTTATTCTGAATACAGAATAAACAGTGCTAATGTGTCCCCAGCTACAGGAGGCTGTGCGGCGGGTGACTCTGGCCCGTAAAGGCGTCCCAGTTCTCTGCGGGAGCTCTTTGAGAAACAAAGGTGTTCAGCCTCTATTAGATGCCATCACTGCCTACCTGCCTGCCCCCAGTGAACGGCACCACGACCTGGTGTGAGTGAACTCTGAGTGAGCTATTACAGTTGATGTTAAATGGATGGAAGTTGggtgaaaatgagcaaaaattCAAATCATGCTGGAATTGTCtttcagtgaaaatgtcatgctattatgaaaatatgtgtctgtgtgcatttattcGTTGTTGTCAGACCATGAGCTCTGTTCCTCATTCATCATCCTACAGGCGGTGGTACAAGGACGACTTATGTGCTCTGGCCTTCAAGGTTCTCCATGACAAGCAGCGTGGTCCTCTGGTATTTCTTAGGATTTACTCTGGGACTCTGAAACCACAGACTGCTGTGCACAACATCAACAGGAACAGCATGTATGTCTTTATTGCAACTACCCAAGCCTACCAGTCTATTTTGACCAAACTTCTTATATGTTAAAACTTTGAGTTTTTGTACCATGTTGTGTGTAGTGAGAGGATGAGTAGGCTGCTGGTGCCGTTTGCAGATCAGCATGTAGAAATTCCCTCGATGACGGCAGGAAACATCGCCCTGACTGTTGGACTGAAGGGGGTAGGGGATTATACACCACTTTCCATATTTTATTTGCGATTTTCTCTACAAAGGTTTACTTATCTTTTCCCACTTTCACTGCAGACAGTCACAGGGGACACCATTGTTTCATCAAAGGCTTCAGCGGCAGCTGCAGCCCGCCGAGCGGGCGACGGGGCAGGGAATAAGCGTGGGGAACATGCCAGCATGGTCCTTTCAGGGGTGGAGGTCCCAGACCCTGTGTTCTTCTGCACCATAGAACCGCCCACCATGGCCAAACAGGCCGGTCAGTGACAGTGATTATAGTTTTGATACACATCCTCCAGCAACCTCGCCGTCactgacacatttattttttccccctgaaaGATCTTGAGAATGCACTCAActgcctgcagagagaagaCCCCAGTCTTAAAGTCAGGGTTGACCCCGATTCTGGCCAGGTAATACCATCATTGGATTAGCAAGGACTTTCTTTAGTGACAGCATCTGCCACAGCTCAACTAATTGTCTCTCCAACATCAGACCATTTTGTGTGGGATGGGAGAGCTGCACATCGAGATCATCCACGATAGAATCCGAAGAGAGTATGGCATTGAGACCCACCTCGGACCACTACAGGTGGCTTACAGGGAGACTATTCTCAAACAGGTCTCTACTACAGGTACTACAAATGAACATTTCGTAATAGGTGCGTTAGGTTATGTAGTTCCCATCAAGCCAGTTTTTGTTCCTGTGTGAATTTCCCCGCTTATCTCATGATGTAGATACATTGGACCGTACTGTTGGAGAGAGACGACATGTTGCGACAGTGGAGCTGGCTGTCAGACCTGTGGACATCCCCTCTACAGGTGGTTCATGTCAATTAGCTCTCACAGAAGAGCTGGAGGGGCAGCTATCGCCAGAAATCAAAGAGGCAGTGGAGAATGGAGTACACAGCTCACATCTTCAAGGTATTACTTAATGAAATTTCTTTTCTTGCAAACCTGCGCTTCCCTCTTTTTTGCATAGCCAAATTGTTATTTAAATAGTTAATAGGCTCACtaaaatgtacattattttcAATACCTGCCTCCACCTTCAGGTCCATTGCTAGGTTATCCTTTACTGGGCGTGTCTACACTTATTCAGAGTGTCAGCATGGAACCAGGAACATCTCCTGCCATGGTGTCCGCCTGTGTGTCCCGCTGCATGCTGAAGGTAAACTACTATGGCTTCTTATGTCATAACTGCAAACTAAAAGATTATCAATGGATaagacaggtgtgtttgtgtggacgCAGGCCCTGAAGCTAGCAGGAGGTCAGGTCCTGGAGCCAGTGATGTCTTTGGAGGTCACTGTCGGGGAGGAACACCTTAGCTCCGTGCTGGGGGACATGGCCCAAAGACGAGGAACCATCCGAGATATCCAGAGTCGTCACGacaacaagctgctgctggcaaCCGTGCCCCTGGCTGAGATGATGGTGAGATGCAATCGAATTCATTTTGTCTGGAGTTTTTGGTTTAATGTGTCACGCTGACAATTATCTACACAATCATGCATGTTTCCTTCTCAAGGGCTATTCCACCATTCTGAGAACACTGACTTCTGGCAATGCCACCTTCTCCCTGGAGCTGGACACCTATGAGACCATGAACCCACAGGACCAGAACACTCTCCTGAAAAGAATGGCTGGTCTGCTGTGATCCCAGCAATGTGCAACTGTTCAGCAAAGGGGCCAATCTTCTGAGACAGAGGCATGGCTAGTCCCTAAGGAGACTTTTCCAGGACTTACACCTAATATCAGATCTGACTACCAACATGTAGTCAGAGTAAAATGCTATTTATAGCATGAATATCCACTGCAGGCAAGAGGACAATACAAATAGTGTATCATATTCTTAGCTCAAtactaaatacatttacagccAAATATTCCgtacttgattttttttttttttttttaattaaacaccAGACCAGCacctaaaatgtaaacattttattctcaATCAATATAcaaacattcataaaaaaaaaaccaaaaacagtgcattcatgaattcaagaTGTGATGACATTAGATGTGATCAAGAGTTCTGATGATCTGCTGACTTGGAAGGATGATGTGACTCAGCATTGATAGAGTGACTTGCCTACAAACGCTAGCGTAGAATTTGATTTCTCAGTTTAAAGTACACAGGTGGGATTGAATGTGTGCGGATCagcttccctttttttttttttttcttctgttggtTGTTTTCAGATACCCTTGTACTCACGGGGACAGTAGCTGGAAAACAGTGGCTCAGCGGGGATCCCACGCCTTAGATAGAAAAAGATAATTGGGTGATGAATGTGTCAGTACTGTTcatacagtgtgttttataTTACATTAGTAGCCTTTCTAAACAGGAAGCTGTCTGTTAGATGATTAAGCATTCAGAGGGCAATGAATACGATGAGGATGCTTACTCCACCATGCGACAGCGGTGCGCTGACAGTCTGTTGTAGGCATCGTTGATGTCCGTCACGTCCTTGGCGCTCCACAGCCGCTCTGCCACAGCGCTGGCACGAGGCCTGTGAGTGATGCAAGAcaagaaaacataaaagcaaatcaGCCTACGATCATGTGATGTGTCAAGGTTCAAACTTAATTTTCTGACGAGAGTTTATGAGGGAATCACATGAGCCATACCAGAGTCTGGGTGTCAGGTTGGTGGCGTCCACATACTCTCCCCACAAACAGGCCTCTCCACCAATCACAAGCTTCTTTTGTTCTTCAGTTCCTgttttaaaatttaatatttgatGAGATCAGGCAGCCCAACCAACATCCAGGGAATCTAACACTCCACTGGATCAGAgtgataaatgaaagaaaatgttaaatctagttgaattattatgaattatCTATGATTTTTTCCCCTTCTGGTGGTGGAATATTaagttattttctctctgttcattCAACAGGCTTACACATATTTGCACAGGAGTGACAGACAACAGATCTGTGTTAAGAGTTAAAGAGTACAGCAAATAAAATTAGTCAGACCTACaacaaagtataaaaatatcCTATGAGTGAAGAAAAAGGTCCGAAACCTGTATGTAAATACTGAATAAGAGGAAGGTTGCATATACAGCAATAACCAGTtgaaagaggcagagaacaAATATCCTTAAATGTAAAGCTGAATAAATCAGACATCATGCAGACACAAACCCTTGAAATCCTGTGGGTCTGCCTTGTAATGGCCCTGCCAGTCCTGGCCGTAGGAGATACGGTTCAGGTACCAGGGAGTGGACAGCAGGGTCTGGTACCCTGATGATGTAACATTTGCCATCTCACTCTGGTATTGCTGCTGGTTTCCTTTCCAAACGTGGATAAGTGTGTCTGGTTTCAgctacacagcacacacatacatacaagaATTATTAGCAGCAAGGTGCAGACAAATGGGGACGAAGACGAAAATGTCTGAGCCTTCTGTTGCTTCCAGGACATTTAGGAGTCTTTTGTGTTTGTACTTGGgcttacatttctttttaccttgcagaacggCATGGTAACATCTAAAGGAATTGTCTAGAGATTTAAAAAGGTTCAGTCCAATATTCGTCTTGGTCCACATTTATGAAGGACCAAACCGGACTTATTTTTGGATGGTGGATTGAACCCAGGACAAGACAAAGTGTGCATCTTGTCTACCCGCCACATTATTTAAGtctcattttatttgaatatttttcataaataaaactaaatgttaGTTTATTTGGTCTTTGATTCAAATAAACCAGGATTGGTCCTCCACTGTGGTGAACTACATCAACCcatgaaagaaacaaatgaaaccacCAACCACGCTGCCCCATCTTCTTTTCATGTCAATGTCTGACTCGCTCTTCTTGTCACAACTGTGCAGTTTTCAAGCGTAAGCCTGTTGAACAAAATTctgattttttgttttcccctctcAATAATCTAGGCCCAAATCAAAGTTTCCCTCCACCAAATAAATCAATCAGACATAAAaagccattttttttaatgaaaactgaCCGTTGAAGTTGAGTGGCTCAACCTTGTAGTACTTCTGCCAGTCCTGTGCGTAGCTAATGTAATCTAGGTACCATGGGGCGGAGAGGATGGTGGTGTACCCTGATGCCGTCACCTTGCCCATCTCCTCATTAGAACTGCCGCCGATCCACACATGCACTACTGTGTCTGCCTTTAACTGGAATAATTACAGACCAAGCTGCTGTACTTAGGTTAGATACTTGATGCACGAGTTGTCGGTTTTGGTTAAAttaatagtttaacattttggggaatatgTTTACTTGCTTTCTAGCTGACAgttgagaagatcgataccactgcATGCTGAATACTAAGCTACCACGAGAAACCATTTAGCTTACCACAAAGACTAGAAACGGGGTAAACGGCTAGCCTGGCTTTGCCCAAATGTAACAACATCAGCCAACCAACACCTCAAAAAGTTTGTGTAACCTGCATAAAAACTGAGCAGTGACTTCCGGATGATATTTTGGTTTCAGATATGAAAGTGAtatcaatcttttcatcaaACTTTGGACAGGAAAGCAGAAAAccgtatttcctaaaatgttaaactattcctttaacaagacagaatgaaaaacagaaacacaaatgagcTATAAATGGGGATAAAGTACTTCAATCAAATGCCCAAACATCTTGGTCGACATAGCATTTAAAACCCCACATTCTTAACTCTAACTTGGAAAGAATTTTAATGACATAGCTTTACacaatgtttctttttacttACCTTAACACCATTGTCAAAGACCTCCTGCCAGATCATGTAGCCCTTCTTGGTCGTGGTGACGATCTCCAACAGTCTAGAGCAAAAGGcaaatatctgtttttgtcctctttggATAATGAATAGAGAACAAGCAACTTACTGCAGTATAAAATGAGCAACACACCTTTGGATGTAGAATGATTCCAGTTTGCTGTAGTCTTGTCCAAAGCCTTGCTGATCCATGAACTTCTGAATGTCCGGGTTGGACTTCCTGCAGGGCAACAACAGCCGCAAAATATTAGCTGCCAATTAATCTTTGACACCACGAGGAAGGTTTTGATAATGTGTACAGAGTCTCACCAGCAGGTGAAGTCCACCTCATCACCTCCCAGGTGAACGTAGGCGTCAGGGAACACGGCGCTGATCTCCTTGAAGAACTGACTCATGAAGTCGTACGTGGTGTTCAGGATGGGGTTCACTGGTCCGAAGGTGCCAGAGGGTTTGGAGCCAGAGTAACAGGGTGTGAGCAGATCGTTCTGGcctgagaggaaaagatggagcagaTATGCGGTTTTATTTTACACTTTGCAGGTTTCTGAATGCTTACTTGGAgtttctgaaagaaaaaaaaaaaaaaaaatctaaaagagGAAACAGTAGTGACTCTGCACCAACACTTGCAAAACTCACCTTTGCCccaagactgtgtgtgtcctggtgtgTCGAACTCTGGGATGACACGAATGCCTCTCAGACGGGCAAATTCAATCACCATCTTCACGTCAGCGGGTGTATACACATGTGTGTATGGGTGGTAGGCTCCCTGTGAACATGGTAACAACAATCAACACATTCTTCTGGAGGATtgtaaaaaacacaatgtcCCAATATGAAAAATGCTCCTCGTCTTTGCTGAGATTTTACTCTAATCTTCCTAGTCTTCCTGACCTGCTGGCTCAGCTGTGGGAATGTTCGGCTCAGGTAAGGGAAGGACTGATCGTCCACGATGTGCCagtgaaaaacattaaatttgTTCATCGCCATTGTTTCCTGTgtgaatgaagaaagaaaaacattagatTTCAACAGTAAATACAGAGAGTGAGAAAACAACATAAGAAGGTCTTACTGACGCACCAGATTAGCCAAGATGACTTTAATGGGCAGGAAATGCCGAGAGCTGTCCAGTAAGATGCCTCTGTGTGAAAATCTGGGGAAGTCACTGATTGCTGTTGAATTGATGCTTTTCTGAAAAGGTACAAAGTTAAAATCAGCCGGACTCATTTTAGATTAAGTGCAAAAAAATCGTCCTCATTATGAGGAGAAATTAGATCCAATCATGTCGTCCTTTCACTTACAGCTCCGTATTCATCTTCATACACCAACTGGCTGAAAGTTTCCAGACCTGAAAATGATGGAAAGACATTGTGTGAGTTAAGTCCTGTGAAGTCCTGTTAAATATTTCTGATAAGGGGATAGGGCCCTAATGCAGAGTTAGCTTTGATGCTGTGCAATAACAAGCAAAAACACCCTACCATGCAGGGCTCCCCAGACCTTTGGTGCTTTCAGGACAGCATACGGCTGATCCACCGACAGCTCATCTGTGGACACAAACAATTGTGCATTGCATGTGCCTCATTACTGCAGTTAGAGTGTTGCAGGTGGTTATTATGGTAAGAAAGTCCTCTGCACTTGAGGGGCTTTAAACATTCAACCGTAGCATCTTCAACCCAGGTAATCTCCAATTGCTGACAACTCAGCAGAGATCTGCACATGACACTATGGTAGGCAGTGGTGGAGAAAGTATTTCCTTAAACATAATCAACAATATAAAATACTTCATTGCAATTAAAAACCCTGCATTGAAAATACTGGTAAAGTATTTCTATGATCATAATCATTCAACATTCAATTAAAGTTCAAACGCTTCCAATTTCAGCTTAGtcacagtacttgagtaaatgcaaCCTTGATTAAATATGATATGAAGGCGGAAGAGGACTCACATGACTCATCGGAAGTCACAGCAGGGTAACCGTCACATTCAGTGTCAGCTGATGTGATCCACACCTGCAGCTCTGTCAGCTCAGAGGGGCCCGCTCGCCTGCCTTTGCCCAGCCCCTGCCTTTTAGCGCTGCCAAACATGTATTCATAGTACCTGTTGAGGGGGACAGACACGGGGAGCTGTTGTTTGTCATGCGGTGCCCGGGGGCCCCTGAACGCCGCACTGACGACGGCAGGAgcttaaaaccacaaacagagGATACAAACGGAGCTTCTCACCTCCTGTAGGCGTCCTGCAGGAGGCTGCAGCTCGGCCCCGCAGATGACTCCTTGGCGTCTACTATTTTGAAGCCGGAGCTGGTTACCTTGAACGAAACCTCTGAGATCTGCACTTTCTGCGGCAGAGGCCACAGAGAGCCATATTTTGAAGGCTGGGCAGCGCGCTCAGTCTCGTCCTCCACTTCATCGATGTAGTTGTACTGCAGCGGCCGACAAGAGCCGAGGGCCAGCAGCAGGAGTGTGAACTTCAGGGCACCTTTAGGGTCCATGTTGACAGGAGCCAGGGGAGTCATGAGACCTGGTGATCAGGCAGCAGCATTATAGTCCACAGAGCCAGCGGGGCGGGGCTTTCTCATGCGGAAGTCAGATTGTGCAAAGATTTAAAGGAGAACCACCACTGCTttgtaaaaagtacatttaaaaagtgtttaaatatTCCTTTATCTATGATCAAAAGTTCAGAAAGGATACAAGGTAACAAAGAGCAATACATATTTAGAAGTATATAGTTATTGtatgtattattataataaatataatactaGTGTGCAATAAAGTGTGCATGAAGTGTAAGACAAAGCTTCACTTCAATGTTTGGCATCTTGTAAATATGGATTTGCTCCTCTCCATTAACCAGttctatttatatttatatttatgggGTGCCAATTTGCACCTGGGTGGAAAAAGCCAGATGGCCGTTATTTGGCTATTTAGGGTCACACAGTATAAAGAACCATAAATTCCTTAAATGGTTGCAGGTATAGTGGCCGAATAGGTGAGGTGCAGGACTTGCACTCAGTAGCTTATGGTGGATATTTGCTCCATCCTACTTTCTACTGCAACTGCTGTAGCATAAGAAGGAAGTACAAGTTCTTCAAAATGCTACACACTTTTGTACAAAGCACAAATCTACTGGACCTGTTTCTGAGAGTGTAGAATACTTATGGATATTTATCTGTTGTGGGTGACCAATCCTTCCTTATCCAGATTTAAACACACGCCACAGTGTGAAGCCACAAACAGCCTGACATATTAGGGCATATTTGGCCACTTCCTAACTTCACTTATTGGAAATGTGGAGCAGGCATCGACCAGCCCAATGATTTTCTGTTCATGATGTCTGTCAGCACGTGTGCCACCATTCACAACTGATTCATTCCCACAGGTGACAAAACTAGTTATCACTACCTGATAGGTTTGTGCCACAACCTTTAATCCTAATTTACAGCACGTTTACTCATTCACTTACTCCAACATTTACTCCAACATTTAGTCCACTAGATGTCTCTCATGTCACATAAATGAAGCACTCACTGCCATACGacttatttttctttacttacACGCTCATTCATATAGAATCTGTCTGAAACAGTCAGTCTATGTCACTGTTAAAAAAAGTCACTGTTTAAACTTTTACCGACAAGAATATACAACACAA from Pempheris klunzingeri isolate RE-2024b chromosome 19, fPemKlu1.hap1, whole genome shotgun sequence includes:
- the gfm2 gene encoding ribosome-releasing factor 2, mitochondrial — its product is MCVRAFRTLNGMIWGRYLLPAVLQGCRCRVSCCVRRHYSFLPDDVKSLRAVANPDISKIRNIGIMAHIDAGKTTTTERMLYYSGYTRALGDVDDGDTVTDFMAQERERGITIQSAAVTFDWKSYRINLIDTPGHVDFTLEVERALRVLDGAVAVFDASAGVEAQTMTVWRQAEKHHVPCVCFLNKMDKPAASLSFSIESIRRKLKANPVLLQIPVGSGKNFSGVVDLLTKQKLIWKLRSTGDDGRMFENKPLDQSDEPELLQEVSEARTALIEQVADLDDEFAELLLTDFSDNFDTVPSVKLQEAVRRVTLARKGVPVLCGSSLRNKGVQPLLDAITAYLPAPSERHHDLVRWYKDDLCALAFKVLHDKQRGPLVFLRIYSGTLKPQTAVHNINRNSIERMSRLLVPFADQHVEIPSMTAGNIALTVGLKGTVTGDTIVSSKASAAAAARRAGDGAGNKRGEHASMVLSGVEVPDPVFFCTIEPPTMAKQADLENALNCLQREDPSLKVRVDPDSGQTILCGMGELHIEIIHDRIRREYGIETHLGPLQVAYRETILKQVSTTDTLDRTVGERRHVATVELAVRPVDIPSTGGSCQLALTEELEGQLSPEIKEAVENGVHSSHLQGPLLGYPLLGVSTLIQSVSMEPGTSPAMVSACVSRCMLKALKLAGGQVLEPVMSLEVTVGEEHLSSVLGDMAQRRGTIRDIQSRHDNKLLLATVPLAEMMGYSTILRTLTSGNATFSLELDTYETMNPQDQNTLLKRMAGLL
- the hexb gene encoding beta-hexosaminidase subunit beta isoform X1, which translates into the protein MTPLAPVNMDPKGALKFTLLLLALGSCRPLQYNYIDEVEDETERAAQPSKYGSLWPLPQKVQISEVSFKVTSSGFKIVDAKESSAGPSCSLLQDAYRRYYEYMFGSAKRQGLGKGRRAGPSELTELQVWITSADTECDGYPAVTSDESYELSVDQPYAVLKAPKVWGALHGLETFSQLVYEDEYGAKSINSTAISDFPRFSHRGILLDSSRHFLPIKVILANLETMAMNKFNVFHWHIVDDQSFPYLSRTFPQLSQQGAYHPYTHVYTPADVKMVIEFARLRGIRVIPEFDTPGHTQSWGKGQNDLLTPCYSGSKPSGTFGPVNPILNTTYDFMSQFFKEISAVFPDAYVHLGGDEVDFTCWKSNPDIQKFMDQQGFGQDYSKLESFYIQRLLEIVTTTKKGYMIWQEVFDNGVKLKPDTLIHVWKGNQQQYQSEMANVTSSGYQTLLSTPWYLNRISYGQDWQGHYKADPQDFKGTEEQKKLVIGGEACLWGEYVDATNLTPRLWPRASAVAERLWSAKDVTDINDAYNRLSAHRCRMVERGIPAEPLFSSYCPREYKGI
- the hexb gene encoding beta-hexosaminidase subunit beta isoform X2 — its product is MTPLAPVNMDPKGALKFTLLLLALGSCRPLQYNYIDEVEDETERAAQPSKYGSLWPLPQKVQISEVSFKVTSSGFKIVDAKESSAGPSCSLLQDAYRRYYEYMFGSAKRQGLGKGRRAGPSELTELQVWITSADTECDGYPAVTSDESYELSVDQPYAVLKAPKVWGALHGLETFSQLVYEDEYGAKSINSTAISDFPRFSHRGILLDSSRHFLPIKVILANLETMAMNKFNVFHWHIVDDQSFPYLSRTFPQLSQQGAYHPYTHVYTPADVKMVIEFARLRGIRVIPEFDTPGHTQSWGKGQNDLLTPCYSGSKPSGTFGPVNPILNTTYDFMSQFFKEISAVFPDAYVHLGGDEVDFTCWKSNPDIQKFMDQQGFGQDYSKLESFYIQRLLEIVTTTKKGYMIWQEVFDNGVKLKADTVVHVWIGGSSNEEMGKVTASGYTTILSAPWYLDYISYAQDWQKYYKVEPLNFNGTEEQKKLVIGGEACLWGEYVDATNLTPRLWPRASAVAERLWSAKDVTDINDAYNRLSAHRCRMVERGIPAEPLFSSYCPREYKGI